A single genomic interval of Antechinus flavipes isolate AdamAnt ecotype Samford, QLD, Australia chromosome 1, AdamAnt_v2, whole genome shotgun sequence harbors:
- the LOC127548794 gene encoding zinc finger protein 135-like, whose amino-acid sequence MFHSSLVSSHRVHIGEKPYKCNECGKSFCWSVHLTRHQRFHTEKKSYICNYCGKAFFKSQVLIQHQRIHTGEKPYECHECGKTFRQSIHLIQHQRIHTGEKPYECNTCGKTFRHKTGLIEHQRIHTGEKPYECSECGKAFSQSTQLNVHQRSHKREKPYKCNDCGKTFCQSIQLTQHQRIHTGEKPYKCNECGKNFTQKSGFAYHLRIHTGEKPYKCNECGKTFRQSIHLIQHQRIHTGEKPYECDTCAKTFRHKTGLIEHQRIHTGEKPYECSECGKGFCQSKQLVQHQKIHTGQKPYQCHEGGKAFHQNIQLTQHQSIHTGEKPY is encoded by the coding sequence CACTCATCACTTGTCTCTTCTCATAGGGTTCATATCGGAGAGaaaccatataaatgtaatgaatgtgggaagagTTTCTGCTGGAGCGTACACCTTACTCGACATCAGAGATTTCATACTGAAAAGAAATCTTATATATGTAACTATTGTGGGAAAGCCTTCTTCAAGAGTCAAGTACTTATTCAACATcaaagaattcacactggagagaaaccctatgagTGTCATGAATGTGGGAAGACCTTCCGCCAAAGCATACACCTTATtcagcatcagagaattcacactggagagaaaccttatgaatgcaaCACATGTGGAAAGACCTTCCGCCATAAAACAGGACTtattgaacatcagagaattcatactggagagaaaccttatgaatgtagtgAGTGTGGGAAGGCCTTTAGTCAGAGCACACAACTTAATGTACATCAGAGAagtcataaaagagagaaaccaTATAAGTGTAATGACTGTGGAAAGACCTTTTGCCAGAGCATACAACTTACTCAGCATCAACGGATtcatactggggagaaaccttataaatgtaatgaatgtgggaagaaCTTTACTCAGAAGTCTGGATTTGCCTACCATctgagaattcatactggagagaaaccttataaatgtaatgaatgtggaaagaccTTCCGCCAAAGCATACATCTTattcaacatcagagaattcacaccgGAGAGAAACCTTACGAATGTGATACATGTGCCAAGACCTTCCGCCATAAAACGGGACTtattgaacatcagagaattcatactggagagaagccatatgaatgtagtgaatgtgggaagGGCTTCTGCCAGAGCAAACAACTTgttcaacatcagaaaattcatactggacAGAAACCTTATCAGTGTCATGAAGGTGGGAAGGCTTTTCATCAGAATATACAACTCACTCAGCATCAAAgtattcatactggagagaaaccttattaa